The following DNA comes from Camelina sativa cultivar DH55 chromosome 14, Cs, whole genome shotgun sequence.
TTAGCCTGTTAGGTATATCTTACTCTAGTGGATTTCACACATTTTGACACATTAATCTATCATTTGGAAAAGCAACCAATTTATGCCCGAACTATTACAGTATGTTACGAACGTAGTGACATGTACATATTTTTCAAGCTTATATTTTTTCCATTACCTAACAAAAAGATGGCTGTaccaaaaaaagagagctaAAACATACACTAATCCAACAGATTTTGTTAAATCATGAACAGATCAGTCAGCTATCACGTCAATGTCCACTGTTATGCTAGTTATCGTGTCAAAactttttacaagaaaaatgtttaatatcTGTATGTAAATGGTATCATTCCactgattttaaaatatatacttactaggaattctgtttttttttgtttgttgtcaaATTGTCGTTCTTATTTGATTTGTACTAGAAAAACTACatgaaagcaaaacaaatcaGGATTCAAATTATCAAGTACGTAGATCTCTTTTTTTGAcgacaacaaatatttttcagaACGGAGAACATGAGAACTAAATGATAACATTACTAAAGAAACCATACTGTACAAGTtaactttggaaaaaaaattaaaagaaaaagatacaaCGATTAGAGAATCAAAACTAACGTTTCCTAAGAAGCATGATACCGCGGATCCAATGAGAATCAAAACTAACGTATCAGCATATAATTCCCAAGAAGCATGATAACCGCGGATCCAATGAGAATCGCATTTATAGGCCAGAAAAAGCAACCAATTTATGCCCGAACTATTACATTATGTTACGAACGTAGTGACATGTACATATTTTTCAAGCTTATATTTTTTCCATTACCTAACAAAAAGATGGctgtaccaaaaaaaagagagctaaaACATACACTAATCCAACAGATTTGGTTAAATCATGAACAGATCAGTCAGCTATCACGTCAATGTCCACTGTTATGTTAGTTATCGTGTCAAAactttttacaagaaaaatgttaaatatctGTATGTAAATGGTATCATTCCactgattttaaaatatatactttaggaaTTGTCGTTCTTATTTGTACAGGAAAAACTACATGAAAGCCAAACAAATCAGGATTCAAGTTATCAAGTACGTAGATCTCTTTTTGAcgacaacaaatatttttcagaACGGAGAACATGAGAACTAGATGATCACATTACTAAAGAAACCATACTCTACAAGTTAGCgttggaaaaaaacattaaaagaaaaagatacaaCGATTGGAGAATCAAAACCAACGTTTCCTACTATCATAAGCAACATAGTTATTAATAGCTTTAGAGCCTTCAGCGACGGCATGGCGGCTAAGCTCACCAGGCAGAACCAGCCTAACCGCTGATTCGATCTCCCTTGACGACAAGGTCCTCCGCTTAGTATAATCGCCTAACCTCGCCGCCTCCTGCGCTATCCTTTCGAACATATCTCCCATGAACATGTTCACCACCGTCATGGCCTTCGACGTTATCCCTAACTCAGGATGCACCTGCTTCAACACCTTATACACATATCTCCTATACTCATCACCCGCCaaatcatctctcttcttcttcttcttcttcttctcctcgacCTTATTAGCCTTCTTCTTCACGGTGCCTTCACTCGTGGATGCGGGAGTTTCCGGCGGCTGAGGTGACCGTTCAACTGGAACCTCCACCGGAATCTCAACCGTAGTAACGTTTTCTCCGACGGGAATGGAGAAAGTGAGATCTTGCGTCTCTTGATCGTTCTCTGTGATCTCTGTGGTCACATTAGGATCTTCTCCTTCCGTGACAGTAACTTTGACTGTCTCCTCcactactttcttcttcttcgtcacgGAAACCACCTTTGGTTTTCTCGGTGCCATTTTTCTACGTTAGTAAAACCGTAAATGTTGTTGAGATATAAGAGGCGCTTTGATATGCGGTAACAGTAATTCTTCGATTGACATGTGGTGAAACGTGTCATTCAGATACCTTATCGTTGGTGATTAACTGCCCTACTACGTGGTGTTTCCGTGTTTgtgaaaaattgaaataaagtaaaacaaaacaatctatCCAGTGGTCCACAATATGCTGTGACCCAAACGGGTCGAAACTAAACAGGCCGAAACCTGTAATTGGGCTAAAATGATCAGATTTAAACGGGCCGAATCTAAACGGGTCTTAAAAACCTGTACCGGTAAGTACAGTATATTTTTTAGATGTGACTAAAGAACACCACGATCACCCGTTCAACATCACCAGTTTAAAACCCAATTTACGTCCCCAAAAACAGCGTTATAATTTCTTTCAAACTATTATTGTTTTCAAAGTATTATTTTCACAGTTTAATCATGAATTAAATTTCAGCGTTAATTCTATTTCAAAAattgcaaaatcaaaattaaatttgtttgtttgagaaCCATGGTGAAGAGGACCGCGAGAGCCTTAGGaacctttctttttccttttagcctttcaaagtattattttcacagtttttttacacaaaaaaaaaagtattattttcaCAGTTTAATCATGAATTAAATTTCAGGGTTAATTCTATTTCAAAAATTGCAAATTTTAAACATGGTTTGATTGATTATTTGTTCGCCAGAAAGCTgattttcctatatatatctttttcgttttctatttataattttctttctttatcatGGTCCGTGGAAGCAAgtaattaattatcattatgATCTAATctttagtttaattatgttgTGCTCGATGTCTGAATTATTtcattgtccaaaaaaaaaaaatagaaacaaaaatccaTACCATCTTTTGAGAGAGGAGGATCAAATTGttaaagacaaaagaagatcgatatatacaaaaatcatgTAACACGAATTCGGACTAAAAGATTATTATAGGTATATAATAAAGCGATCGAAAATTCATGTGTAAAGGTAAAGAAACGAGAGTACTATATATATCTACAGAATCAGAGTTTTGATTCAGGCACTATTACTCCTCCGTTTCTTACGGACATGGTTTGGTTCGTGAACAAATAAAGTCTCTACCTCTTGGCTTCCGACGTCGGTGGCTTCGAAGAACCGAAGATCTTTGGacaatcttttcttctttttcagacAAACCTCACGCGGTCGCTTTCTTGGCGGTGGAGGACATGTTTCCACTTCGGGAATCTTGTGATCACTTGACGTTGGTGTACACAGAGATTCCAACAGCTCTTCTTTCTTCGATGTCTCTTgatgatgatcttcttcttcttcttgttcttcttggtTTCTGGGTTTCTCCTCTAccgtcttttcttcttctagggGTTCGAGAACCTTAGACATGGTCACATGGATGTGAAAGTTTCGTGGGGTTTTTTACCTTCCAAAGGAAAGAATATTAATTCGAAAGTGAGTATTGGAATCTAGAAAGTGATAGGggcagagagagaaagagagagagagattaaagagTTTGTATTTTGCGATAATGTCCATGCTGTATTAATCTTGAATGAATATTCGGATATTCAACactcttttttggttttgggaaatTTAGTAATAAGTGAAACTTTTCAACTGCCCCTTGTGtccaaaaaacccaaaagaacTGCAGGAGTCAATTAGTTAGttagatttataatttatttatgtgttttgcGTTCATTTATTTGTATACAGATTTGGTTAACCATGAAAGAATTAGCATTAATTATCTActactaaaaaaatgtaatttaatgGAGAAGCTTATCCCAAAATATGTCTCGTGTGTCACATCATTCTTCGATTGAATGTCTAAATACGTACAAATGGTTGGCAACTTGGCATAGGATACCATTTTAccacttaaaaataaatataaataatattttcgtTTTTCATAATTGATGTCCACTTTCCTACTCGCCGCTTGGAATTATTCGCTACTTCTCAGCCTATCGTATTAACCAATCACATACGGCCATGTCATCCTCcactttgatttgttttgaagattttagtTGCTCGTAGACAATTAGACATAGTTTACTAAAGATAGAGGTCTTTCTGATGAACAAATACAAGTAGATGATCACTGTGCGTCTGTGCGTACAACACATTGGTTATGACACTAAAAAGCCATTAATTATTTAACGAATTAAACAGTAATTACgatagttttgattttgagtatCAGCATATAATTCCCACGAAGCATGATTACCGCGGATCCAATGAGAATCGCATTTATAGGCCAAgaaagaatgtacagtcatggCCCCTACATCTCCCTGATGACCAATAACAACATAAAAAGGACTATATTATTTCTCTTATAAAGCTTGGTCTACGACGATCTCGAAGGAATCTAATGACATATGCATCATCAGAAGAGTCTTCATGACTTCATCTGttaaatgaaaaacaagattttgtttcGACCATATTCTTCCATATATAGTTTTCAGATACGTATCAACTTCGAAAGTACTGTCTTGCACTAGCGACCAAAATCT
Coding sequences within:
- the LOC104739401 gene encoding histone H2B.2-like, which codes for MAPRKPKVVSVTKKKKVVEETVKVTVTEGEDPNVTTEITENDQETQDLTFSIPVGENVTTVEIPVEVPVERSPQPPETPASTSEGTVKKKANKVEEKKKKKKKRDDLAGDEYRRYVYKVLKQVHPELGITSKAMTVVNMFMGDMFERIAQEAARLGDYTKRRTLSSREIESAVRLVLPGELSRHAVAEGSKAINNYVAYDSRKRWF
- the LOC104739402 gene encoding cyclin-dependent protein kinase inhibitor SMR2; this translates as MSKVLEPLEEEKTVEEKPRNQEEQEEEEDHHQETSKKEELLESLCTPTSSDHKIPEVETCPPPPRKRPREVCLKKKKRLSKDLRFFEATDVGSQEVETLFVHEPNHVRKKRRSNSA